In the genome of Botrytis cinerea B05.10 chromosome 13, complete sequence, one region contains:
- the Bcfen2 gene encoding Bcfen2 produces the protein MAMSRVREYISHPYEHPGERKLVQKLDFFILTFCCLSYFTNYLDRSNLANAYVSGMKEELGFVGNQYNLINTVFTVGYIIGQIPSNLALYYIKPRIFFPSMMVLWGCLTMITASVHHPRDIMAIRFFQGLAESSTFVGTHYILGSWYTPRELGKRSGIFTSSGLAGTMFGGFIQTGIHSSLDGAKGMSGWRWLFIIDGLITLPIALYGFLLFPDTPTTTSAFYLTQTERDLAKTRVPEVPENHLWNLSFLKTVVTSWYWYGFVILWIIAGESESFSSNSLLSLYMKSTNRYTISQLNNYPTGVPAVGIIFTLFWATLTDFLNGKRYLVAYFIAITGIVTSSMILTTSNVATIFAAYYWAGSVYACQATFFAWANEAMRFENDALRAIVIASMNCGSNAVNAWWSLLFYGAVEAPKFTKGMWAMIGTCIALAIWTTVLLWGLKRVDRKREAAAVLGRTRAESDDLEVAESGERDLDSKIP, from the exons ATGGCAATGTCACGTGTGAGGGAGTACATCTCCCATCCCTACGAACATCCAGGAGAGAGAAAGCTGGTGCAGAAACTAG atttcttcattttgacATTTTGCTGTTTATCTTATTTCACGAATTATTTAGATCGATCCAATTTGGCAAATGCTTATGTCAGTGGAATGAAGGAGGAGTTGGGGTTCGTtggaaatcaatataatctcATTAATACCGTTTTTACTGTTGG ATACATTATTGGACAAATCCCTAGCAATCTGGCACTCTACTACATCAAACCCCGCATTTTCTTCCCATCAATGATGGTTCTATGGGGCTGTCTCACTATGATCACTGCATCTGTTCATCACCCCCGAGATATAATGGCTATTCGTTTCTTCCAAGGTCTTGCCGAGAGTAGCACATTCGTCGGCACCCATTACATTCTCGGATCATGGTACACTCCTCGAGAGCTTGGAAAGCGCAGTGGCATCTTCACTTCTTCGGGCCTTGCTGGTACTATGTTTGGAGGTTTCATCCAAACtggcattcattcatcattggATGGTGCAAAAGGAATGAGTGGCTGGCGCTGGCTTTTTATCATTGATGGACTCATCACTCTCCCCATCGCCCTTTATggctttcttcttttcccagATACTCCAACCACAACATCCGCATTTTATCTCACCCAGACCGAACGTGATCTCGCTAAAACCCGTGTCCCAGAAGTACCTGAAAATCATCTCTGgaatctctcatttcttaAAACTGTCGTCACATCGTGGTACTGGTATGGCTTCGTTATTCTCTGGATTATTGCTGGAGAAAGCgaatctttctcttcaaactCATTACTTTCATTATACATGAAATCTACAAACAGATACACAATTTCTCAACTAAACAACTATCCTACTGGTGTTCCAGCTGTTGGTATAATATTTACCCTCTTCTGGGCAACTCTTACAGATTTTCTCAACGGAAAACGCTACCTGGTCGCTTATTTCATTGCCATCACCGGAATCGTAACTTCCTCCATGATACTCACAACTTCTAATGTAGCAACGATATTTGCAGCATACTACTGGGCCGGTTCTGTCTACGCTTGCCAAGCAACCTTCTTCGCATGGGCTAATGAAGCTATGAGATTTGAAAACGATGCGTTGAGAGCAATAGTTATCGCAAGTATGAATTGTGGTAGCAATGCTGTGAATGCATGGTGGAGTTTATTATTTTACGGCGCGGTTGAAGCGCCTAAGTTTACGAAGGGAATGTGGGCGATGATCGGAACGTGTATTGCTCTTGCAATTTGGACTACGGTTTTGTTGTGGGGGTTAAAGCGAGTCGACAGGAAACGAGAGGCTGCTGCTGTGCTGGGAAGAACACGGGCTGAGAGTGATGATCTAGAGGTGGCTGAGAGTGGCGAAAGGGATTTGGACAGTAAGATACCTTGA
- the Bcemp65 gene encoding Bcemp65: MAVENVTYIQGAGSRTAGNQEQVMRSPEQDDLEQLTAQFADKLPKSVPAIKDSKQLRTPSPSPPPLSTSPSQVSVNESRPRNANETPLVQTGNNSSGAFHKLGDLSSFAEHNGTDELTSPPPISKFPPPSDQLDDIAEEKVENHQKLSLKDSGEEKVLKLSAAEMTELASAPESLPMISPSKLLTPDASQGSAEEHGRKRSGSDVSRMELDDRPSESTDRRNIVTPESVKFSADINGEHRGYQEVTQANPSTRRPTILPSSRAFSAQPPITQWPSYSKPSAVPASPKRKPFHIGRGSEPLNLNLEGLASPIVTNGASKSSQLPDIPPPSPIPQSIPLPPMSIPTYLQLELSAARPSPLYIYRSASTEFPYESSKVKFERLLNFLLLPPQLEQVLYFGSFACLDAWLYTFTILPLRFFKALGILISWWGHVLAKECRFIGGFIYHGTSRMWHRRNERRSAESLSPTRSMSRPSRPSVSTTTSFQSQAGRPSETFRRTGTTETTPRLNGERRPRQGWTRRHRRMKSQPSSLSSYNKADLLQGAVIIFSSFFLMKLDASRMYHSIRAQSAIRLYVIYNLLEVFDRLAAALGQDIFECLFSDETLERDSDGRSKVLRPLGMFILALIYNVVHAAALFTQVVTLNVAVNSYSNALITLLLSNQFVEVKGTVFKKFEKDNLFQLTCADVVERFQLWLMLMIIALRNIVEMGGFSSMASSASEATSPLRTSSMLPNSFTILPGWSGEVLSPFFIVIGSEMLVDWIKHAYISKFNGVKPAIYQRFLDVLAKDYYTNAFVNQNLIKRLGLPVIPLSCLFIRAAFQTYHMFLATHLPPPLPSTATSLSVESSPATTAALEHFDTIVRKALGRSTFGLPNPDSITPWYLPSTDDVIASLTMIVFFLGAFFVLLACKLVLGMLLLKFARNRYSTMKRREHRSYETGGKRVGGWGMVEVDDDKKRWIYDDDPETLKKLREKERLARDKEKVGAVHDFSKISRYEMAAKRIW; this comes from the exons ATGGCGGTAGAGAATGTAACATATATTCAAGGGGCGGGGTCTCGGACAGCAGGAAACCAGGAGCAAGTCATGAGATCACCTGAGCAAGATGATCTCGAGCAGCTTACCGCTCAATTCGCAGACAAGCTCCCCAAATCCGTTCCAGCAATCAAGGATTCAAAACAACTACGAACGCCTTCACCAAGCCCACCTCCACTGTCTACATCGCCATCTCAGGTGTCTGTGAATGAGTCGCGGCCTAGGAATGCAAATGAAACCCCACTTGTGCAAACTGGCAATAACAGTTCTGGGGCTTTCCATAAATTGGGGgacctttcttcttttgccGAGCATAATGGAACGGATGAATTGACTTCACCGCCTCCCATATCGAAATTTCCACCGCCTTCCGATCAATTGGATGACATCGCAGAGGAAAAAGTTGAGAATCACCAGAAATTGTCCTTGAAGGATTCTGGGGAAGAAAAGGTTCTTAAACTATCAGCTGCTGAGATGACGGAATTAGCGTCGGCTCCTGAATCCTTACCAATGATTTCGCCCAGCAAGTTATTGACTCCCGACGCAAGCCAAGGCAGTGCCGAAGAACACGGGCGTAAAAGATCCGGTTCTGACGTATCACGTATGGAACTTGACGACCGACCATCTGAATCTACAGATCGTCGCAATATTGTCACACCGGAATCAGTTAAATTCTCCGCAGACATTAATGGTGAGCACCGAGGATATCAAGAGGTAACCCAGGCCAATCCCAGCACCAGAAGGCCCACGATTTTGCCCTCCTCCCGAGCCTTTAGTGCTCAGCCGCCAATAACCCAATGGCCATCATACTCCAAACCAAGTGCCGTTCCGGCATCTCCAAAGAGAAAACCATTTCATATTGGCCGCGGCTCTGAACCATTAAACCTTAACCTCGAAGGGTTGGCATCCCCCATCGTGACTAATGGGGCGAGCAAATCCTCCCAATTGCCAGACATACCACCACCATCGCCAATACCCCAGTCGATTCCTCTGCCCCCTATGTCAATTCCTACTTATTTACAGCTTGAGCTTTCCGCTGCAAGACCATCGCCTTTGTACATATATCGCTCAGCTTCGACAGAATTTCCTTATGAATCATCAAAAGTTAAATTTGAGCgcttattgaattttttgttATTACCTCCACAACTTGAACAAGTCTTATATTTTGGGTCTTTCGCGTGTCTTGACGCCTGGCTCTATACCTTTACCATATTGCCGTTGCGATTTTTCAAAGCTTTAGGCATTCTTATTTCGTGGTGGGGTCATGTTCTAGCCAAAGAATGTCGTTTCATTGGTGGTTTTATTTATCATGGTACAAGCCGGATGTGGCATCGACGAAATGAACGTCGCAGTGCCGAATCTCTTTCGCCAACGAGGAGTATGTCACGTCCTAGTAGACCTTCGGTGTCAACAACAACCTCATTTCAGTCACAAGCTGGAAGGCCGTCCGAAACTTTCAGACGTACTGGTACTACTGAAACTACTCCAAGACTGAATGGTGAGCGTAGACCAAGACAAGGTTGGACCCGTAGACATCGACGTATGAAGTCTCAACCTTCTTCATTATCTTCATACAACAAAGCAGATCTCTTGCAAGGGGCTGTTATCATTTTCAGTTCATTCTTCTTAATGAAGTTAGACGCAAGCAGGATGTATCATAGTATTAGAGCGCAGTCAGCAATTAGACTGtatgttatatataatcttttagaG GTCTTTGATCGTCTTGCGGCAGCGTTAGGCCAGGATATTTTTGAATGCTTATTTTCCGATGAAACGCTAGAACGGGATAGTGATGGTAGAAGTAAAGTATTGCGACCTCTTGGCATGTTTATACTTGCTCTCATATACAATGTTGTTCATGCAGCAGCATTGTTCACCCAGGTCGTCACCTTGAATGTTGCTGTAAACTCATACTCCAACGCTCTTATCACTCTATtgttatcaaatcaattcgTGGAAGTCAAAGGAACTGTGttcaagaaatttgaaaaggacAACCTTTTCCAGCTCACATGTGCCGATGTTGTGGAAAGATTCCAGCTGTGGCTTATGCTCATGATTATTGCATTGCGAAATATCGTTGAGATGGGTGGCTTCAGCAGTATGGCATCATCGGCATCAGAAGCAACCAGTCCTTTACGTACAAGCTCAATGCTTCCGAACAGTTTTACTATCCTTCCAGGATGGTCAGGAGAAGTTCTTTCGCCATTTTTCATAGTGATAGGAAGTGAGATGTTGGTAGATTGGATCAAACATGCATATATCAGCAAGTTTAATGGTGTCAAACCAGCAATATATCAACGATTTCTCGATGTTCTGGCCAAGGATTATTACACAAAT GCTTTTGTCAACCAAAACCTAATTAAACGTCTTGGTCTTCCAGTGATACCACTCTCTTGTCTTTTTATCCGGGCTGCATTTCAAACGTATCACATGTTTCTTGCCActcatcttcctcccccACTGCCATCAACAGCAACGTCCTTATCCGTCGAATCATCTCCAGCAACAACGGCAGCTCTCGAACATTTTGACACCATCGTCCGCAAAGCCCTCGGTCGCTCAACGTTCGGCTTACCAAACCCGGACTCGATTACACCATGGTATCTACCAAGCACTGACGATGTTATTGCATCTTTAACCATGAttgtcttcttcctcggtGCATTCTTTGTTCTTCTCGCCTGCAAACTTGTTCTCGGAATGCTCCTACTAAAGTTTGCGCGTAATCGTTATTCTACCATGAAAAGGCGTGAACATCGAAGCTACGAGACTGGCGGAAAGAGAGTAGGTGGTTGGGGTATGGTGGAAGTCGATGATGATAAGAAAAGATGGATCTATGATGACGACCCGGAAACATTAAAGAAgttgagagaaaaggaaaggctGGCGAGAGACAAGGAGAAGGTGGGAGCCGTACATGATTTTTCCAAAATCAGTAGATATGAGATGGCGGCGAAGAGAATATGGTAG